The Capsicum annuum cultivar UCD-10X-F1 chromosome 3, UCD10Xv1.1, whole genome shotgun sequence genomic sequence caagataacaatcctaaaattgattttgttggaacaaaatcaaaccttgctttgataccaaatggtacAAGAGAGACCAAGAAGACACgaaacatacaccaaaacagtccacaagattgaagaaccgaggacccctttggtgacaactttcggattcactaccaacaacaagaatacaggatataatggtgtatttgacaccaaaacaaCCAACCCAAGCTAATTTAACAACAAGAAGAAGGCGAACAACACAATAAGATTTCAACTATAGAACGATTACAAGGTTACACAACAAAAACACTACCAAcggttacaacaaaataaagatagaaagatagacaaatggaggtATAATCTTAGGAACTCAAGAACATATGACACTCTTAGAACCTTAAAACTGCAAGCTacaatcacctatctcttacaattgacacaagaaagaagtccaccacccaagcactaATGTATCAAGCAATGCaacacacaagtgattccacacttatATATAGCCCTAGTTACGGTTTTGggactctctctctctaagaggagtgttctCTCAATATCATTAAGCAACTAAAGAAATGAACCTTATAATGTTCTGTTCATACTACaatacaataatagacaaaatgataaAAGGGCCCTTTAGTTGCAAAATGACAAAAGGGctctttagtgactagtcttaaaacatactcaaaagtatcatgatcataatcatacttGTATAATTTAGACTCAAGGAGTTGTCTtgaaacctccaatttatcatttatacctccccgtgtctcatcaatcaatactATATCATCcgtaaaaagcatacaccaaggcacctctccttgaatacgtcgCGTAAGCACATTTATCACCAATGCaaataaaaatgggttaaaaGTCGATatctgatgcaaccctgtcaaggcAGAAAAATGCTCTAAATCTCTTCCCTccatcctcacctgagtcttagctccatcatacatatccttaattgatCTTATTTATGCCACTGGGACCTCACTCACCTCCAAGCGTCTCCAAAGAAtatccctagggactttgtcgtaagccttctccaaatcgataaacactatgtgaagatccttcttcctttccctatactgctccaccaatcttcgCACAAGGTAAATTGCTTCCATCGTTGAGCGACCGGGCATAGAGTcaactgattctccaaaatagacactatcctcctcaaccttcgcTCGACCACTCTCtttcaaatcttcatagtgtgactcaacaacttaatacccctatagttgttgcaactctgaatgtcaccatTGTTGTTATTAAGACTGGCAACGGACCAGAACCGGTACCGTCGAACCGATTGACCAAAATCGAAACCGATACCAAAACTTCTTTATCGATTTGTGTCACCGAAACCAGCGTTATCAAAACCAGAATACCAGAATTTTCCCCCTGTTCGCACCGATCCGTTGGCTACCGGTGTGGAACCGATCCAAACTGAAGCGATACCGGAACAGTACCAGAAGAGACGTTGGGTTCCCTTAACGTACTACTGGTACagttttgtttgaaattttaatttaaattatatatatattaacttaaTGGCCGTAAATATTAACTCATATAATTTATTAAcctttttttataaagttttgtattaggttttttttttcataattgcaACAAACAAaaagacaaattttaaaataaaattaggcaAATagtcattatatttattcaaatttcatacgttgtacatttattacaaaaaaatttaaaaaaaaatctagtctACGCAGCCACCTTCTAGGAAGggttctgtttgaattagatctctattgtagaatcttattaatatctaaattgtttataatatttttggcgtaccttttctatttcttcaacagataaatctttcaaaattggtctttttccttgtttctccattgcttccattccatcatcactattttcctcaaaaaattcATCTATTTTGTCTTCAACATGGGGCGGTAATTTGAGGAGCCCAAAATTTCTTCGTTAGGCATTGATCCAATCCCTAAATAATACCGAAATCTCCAAACTATCCCTTGCTAACGAATATCAGTGATCTTCTTTAATAAATTTTCCTGCGCTAAAAGCTTGCTCCGAAGCAACTAAAGAAACTTGAGTTGATAGCAAATCTCGAACCATCCTTGGAAGTTTTAGAAATTGTCTGATACGGGTCTTCCATAAtgataaaagttgttgttttccaaTTTCATCTCTAATATTTTCCCTATCCTGCGAAAGATACGAATCAAAATCGTTACTCCTACAACATTGAAGACCAAGTTCTTCGCCCATCTTgtcatctaaatcatcatatctacGTCTAGAAGTAGAAGGTTCGATTGGCCCAGTATTTTGTTTCataacttgatacaagttatataaACTCCTAGTTTTAGATACTATGCTAGCACAACATGTGTCAACTGATAGGGTTTCATGAGGTTCAATTTCtaaattgttgtataattttttaaCCAACATCACTGTACCATGTTCTTTATAAAATGGGTTGAATAAATTAGTTGTCAAAAAAAATTTGTGGaataggaaaataatatttttaaaatttatcaaacatagCTTCAATTGTCTCTTTGTAAGGGcacatttttttatattcagcaaGTACTCTAGAAGAGCAGTAATAGTTACTAAAACAGAAGAAATAGTTGGAGTATATTGAACAGATATTGTGTTGGTAATTTGATGAaatgttttcaaaaatttacaaagttcttCTTCTTCAGTCCAATCATCTTCATCTAGCATTAAATTAGCATCCTCATtataagaattataaactaattgtataggtTTACGATATATAAAAGCAACTTCAagcatttgaaacaaagaattcCATCCAGTAGGAATTTCGTTTGGAATTTCTTTTGGAACTTTTCTAGTAGGAATCACATTgtttacatttatatttataatcattgattattttccttcttttatttttaaaaatataactacaaGCAATTCAAACTTTacacaaccattttcaaataaataaacaccATCATGtactattaaatttaaaatatgtacaGTATATCTAACATGAAAATGATCTTCGTCCATAGGACATAATCTAGTTTTTAACTTGTCAATAGCTTTCAAATTATTAAAAGCATTATCTAATGTGCATGTCATAGGTTtaccaataaatctaaaatatttcatgctcTCCATTATTGTACTAGCTATATAAATACCGATTTTAGACTCGtcaacatatttataagcaataattcttttttgcatGTTCCAATCGTGATCAATCCAATGAGCCGTGAgattaaaataatcattaccgaCAACACTACGACTAATATCAgaagtaacagatattctaccatcaaatttatcaaataagcaaAGAAGAAAATGGCAGTATtcagcttgaaatttaaaaatattatttttaattgtatttcgtgaaaaaactttaaaatagggaTTACATACTCgttaaatataatgaataaaattgggattggaagtaaaactaaaagacaaacccaTAACAGCAACCATTTTCGctagttcttctctatctacatcttcactATATGTCGATGATGAACTTGGGCCAGCCAGGTTAAACATGTATAAACGCATTTGAACCATATTAGCTCCTACAGATTCATGCACAAATGGtgaaccatcttttttttgccttagcctcattttttagacaaataaattctttattacattTCATCAAATGTGAAATTAGCAACCTTGTCCTGCCATTTTTCCCCCTGGTCAAATGTTTAAAAACACTCTTGCATTTATTGCAAGTAGCAGTACTTTTTACCCTATCGTGCTCCATAAATTTTTAAACTAAAGACCTTTTAGTACGTTTGGTACCTTTGGCCCTAGTAAATTCCGGTAAAAGAGGAAGTTCTTCACCGTGTTCCGATAATTCCGTAACCAAACTAGTAGAGGTAGGGGTAGGGATATCACCTAACTCTTGTTCTTATATATCATCATCTTCAGGTAACTCTTCCTCAAAATTATCATAACGCCTACTTAGGATCTCATGATCTAATTCCATACCGATACCAACGTCGAAACCATTAGGCTGTGATAAAGAAGTTTCATTATGTGTAGGCAGTAATGAACTAGTAGTAGCCTTACTTTTTTAATTTCTACGAAAAACCTTACCAAAGATTGgttttttaccactactattttttttggaatccataattaaaattaaaatattaaaagaagcaatacaaatattataaattaaaaaattaatgtaagtaAATAAATGtagatactaaaataaaaatatagctATTAACGTAATAAAAAGAGATTAAAGTTGGAACGAATATACCGAACGTCTGCGTAAAAGCAGACGTATACCAAATGTCGAaattaaaagatgataattgaagcttgtaatatctttaaaaaatcttcaactccaactaatattataattataaatatttagagaGAATGTGAGAATATTAAGAGAGAGTATGAGAATTGAGAATATTTgtgtggaaaaaaaaaaaaaataaaggatatatatagtgaaaattttaaggGGTGGTGTGGGGTAATTGGGAGAGAGGGGGTGTGTGGCAATGGCTACATTTGCAACGGCCAAAAGAGTCGTTGCCAGTGAATCTTATACCAaatccaaatttaaaaaaaaaaaagaaaaaaaggcagAAATTATTCTAACACCAATTACACCATTAATAGTCATTGTGGACTGAAACTAACATTAATATGTTAGAAGAATGATCACTGATAGTGGAAAGCAAATAAGTGGCAGCCGCTTAACGGAATCGACGTACCGGAACCGGTCAACCAGTACCAAAAATACTGATTTTTGTAAGGTTTCGCACCGGTACCGTATTCCAGACCATTGGATACCGGTATATCGGCACCAACCGGTACAATTGTGTTACCGATACCGAAACCGAATCGGAAACGGAGTTGACGGACCGGAATAGAATTTTTCGATTCTGTTGCCAGTCCTAGTtgttatataaaggaatcatggtactccacctccaagcctcaaATATTTTTGCAGTCTTGAAAATACCGTTAAATAATTTGGTCAACCGCCTTAAACCAGCCCCGCCAGTAAgcttccaaaaatccacaggaATCTCATCTGaccccatcgccctacccctttGTATCCTGCGAATAGCCTCACTGACCTTCTCCACCTTAAAATgcctacaatagctaaaatcacgacactcctctgagtgctccaacTCCCTTAACACAATGTctctgtccccctcatcattcaagagtctatgaaaatacgactgtcatCTTCTCTTAATATGAACGTCCACCATCAGcacactaccatcctcccccttaatgcacttcacttaaTCAAGGTCACGACaattcctctccctagccttagtaAGCCTATACAGTCTTTTTCCCCGCCTCTCttctctaaccccgcatacaaacTCTCAAGCATTGTTGtaactactaacttagcctctttcccagctaacttatactcctcccTATTTACCCGCATATCCTCTTCATCCTTATTCTCCACCatcttagcatacgcctctttctttgtctttactttcttttttacttcttcATCCCACCACCAATCCCTCTGACGCTGACCAACCCGACCCCTCGAGATACCACATACCTCTCTAGCAGTATCCTTGATGCACCTAGCCTCCTTATCCCACATACCatccacgtctcccctacactcccacacccccatctccgccaccttctcccctatctccagcACACTCACCGGCGTTAAGCCACCCCACTTTATTCTAGGTCAACCCTCTCCACCCCTATTCTTTTTATCCTTCTTTAAGCCTAAGTCCATCACTAGGAACCTGTGTTGGGTCGAAAGGTTCTCACTCAGAataaccttacaatccttacataACACCCTATCCCCCTTCTTAAGTAGCAataagtcaatctgagtcttggttATTGCGCTTCGGAAGGTGACCAGGTGATCCTCTTTCTTCGGAAAGCTCGAATTCACTACTACCATCCCAATGaacctcgcaaaatccaacagagcagCTCCCTCTTCATTCTTCTCCCCAAAACCATAACCACCATGCACAACGCCATAACCTCCTGATAATACCCCGATGTGtccattgaaatctcctgctacaacaatcttctcagaGTTAGGCACTCCTCTCACCACCTTGTCCAAAGCATCCCAAAACCGTTTCTTCTCTTCACCGTCCATGCCCACCTGCGGCGCATAAACACTGCACACGTTCAGAGTAAACTCCCcattgaccaacttaatagtcatcaacatATCGTTGACTCTCTTAACCTTCACTACTTGCCCTCTAAGTTCTTCATCAACTAAGACGCCTACTCCATTCTTACGTCTCTCACTCCCTGAGTACCATAGCTTATAACCATCCACATTCCTGGCCTTAggccctacccacttggtctcctggacacacacaatattaatcctcctctttctaagaatcttcacaagctctatggacttaccctgaagggtccttATGTTCACTAACAAGATATTTacttaaggaaataatagattctctttcATTCATTGCATTCTTTTATTTAAgcattcttttatttaaggaaagatatctaatttttctctcagtttagatttaatttaggtgttttaattatgtttcattttttcgtctttaattatgaaatatatgttttttggggtcttttttctcttttttcgtctttaattttagtctattttttttagatttaattttaattatgtttcaattctgcttttagtctctttttaaaaaatattattacttttgtttcctacattgattacaccattacctttcattaatagCATATGAATCACCcgataattgaaataaataattgtatctatcatatgaatcaccataataccatatatatcacccattaacatcatataaatcacccaataattgaaataaataattgtatctgccatatgaatcaccataataccatatatatgaatcacccaataatagaaataaataattgtatcacCATATGAATCACCGTAATACCATATagatgaatcacccaataattaaaataaataattgtatctaccatatgaatcacctatgtcacccattaatatcatatgaatcactcaataattgtatctaccatatgaatcaccataatacaatctgtatcacccattaatatcacatgtatcacccgttaaaatcatacaaaatgtatctatcgtatgaatcaccataatatccatataatgatatcatatttatcattcatatgaatcaccattaaaaagAGAGAGAATTATACATTACCCCCCTGAACATGTccagttttattcatggtacacctgaactttcACCAGTCCTAAGTATCCCCCGAACTTATTTTTTCAGTACATTGCGAGGCCCTTTTTGCTGATGTGGCAAAATGTGTGGGTTTCACactccatcacgcgcgtgatggagtatttttaagtcaaatcatccttttaaatggttaaaaatgaaaaaaataaatatttttctttaattttttcaacaaaattCAATTATCCCTCTCACTATTTATTATACCTCTTCAACCATTACttccaatctaaaaaaaaaaattcatccatttattaattttttaaaactcatgtttatctcttaattagtttatgaaataaaactttcatccgtttattagttttgtaaaattttcatttattaatctacaaaaaaaaatcatccgtttattaattcaatctaaactccagttttcatttttatgaaacttcttctattttgtaatcttaattatatatatcatgcgagttattgtaactaaaaaatactaaatatcgAAGCagatattttaaaagataatgcaaaataaatacaaaaaactaAGATACATACTTATAATAAAGAGAATGTAGTTATACTGATTATAGATTTTTAGTCCCTaacgatttgatttttgatttaatcAAAATCCTAATCcaaacactaatcgaaaactactatgaaacactaaccgaaaaaaattattttatatttttaacacacaaaaaatataatttttttgatgaattgaaaAGATTTCCGTATATGAGTGTTGGGTACACGAACGAAATCCCACATTAGTatctgaaaagaaaaagaagctacaTATAAGGTGTAGAGTATTCTTAATGGTGTaagtttttttgagaaaaatagtgcGGACATGATCTTAAACGAACAATATCAATGAGAATGTTATAATTTTATGAATTAACTTTCACCGGTcagtcaaatttaatttttttcataagtgTTATAAATACAACAATATCTTTCATTTCAATAGTGAATTTATTGcttggaaaaaaatgaaaaatgagttAATACTACTACTCAACTAATATTTGACTATTTGCAATTGCAGTATAAAGAACTTcaaaatcctaatcgaaacactaatcgagAACTATTAGGAGACACTAAccggaaaaaaataatttcatattatgaaacactaatctaaaaaaaataatttcatatcttTAAcagacaaaaaaatataaatttttaaataataacttaCTTGATCGATGAAAATTATACCTTTCACTATTTTAGagttgagaaaaatttaaaaatataatttttttttagagagaaatcgaataattaagggtagaaatgagtaattttttaatataggataaatataagggAAGTGAATGGTATTATCCACGTGTACGGCCACATCAACATTTTTATCCACGTGTCCGCGCGTGTGTTACATGCAGTGGACAGTGGGCCGAACAGGGTGGCGCGAcatactaaaagaacaagttcggGTGGGGGGTACTTAGGACTAGTGAAAGTTCGGTGTGccatgaataaaacgtgacaagttcaggggagtaattgatacttctctcttaaaaaaataaacatgtatgaataactaaataaatttatatatgtatcaatagattttaaaaaaaattggagagattttaggagaagaaaaaaaaagttgcatgcattaatggagtaggaaaaaatcaggaagggagatgatttaagcattactGGAagaaaaaaatcaggaaggaagatgatttaattattgataattaggGAAGGAAATCTTGAATGGGTTAATGGTgaagtaaaaataggatgtgaggttctcttgatatgtatcaagagtaaagttgaaaaatgagattttatgtaaatttttaaaagggGAATGGACATGGGATGACCATTTTAAAAAGTATAAGTAACACAAATACCAactcttttggaagtaattacactctcttccacttttttaattactttattctctctccctattaatatacatagcatagccaacatatacatagcattctgtgtatatgttgggatttttgtaatatgtttagggagttgggattttttgtaatatttgaaacattagttgtgtatttgtgtaatttttagttttttttaaaaaatggcccacatttgaaaaggtggacatgctTAGCCAGTCGGCTTAAGTAATACCACTTTTTAGCCATTTGACCCAACTGGACActtgcagtctctatactcaatcgttacacttttataccatattgatacacttttatactgtattgatacactttttaaaagagagaaaagaacttctatgcaagcacatgcagtctctatacccaattgatgctcttttataccatattaatacacttttatactacattgatacacttgcagtgtccatatactcaattgatactctcctATACTAGATTAATACATTCTTTAGAATGCATAtaaaaactatatagagtcgtataaaaatgtatctaaataataattgtggTTAAAAactgtatagaatgtgtataaaaatgctataattattatatagaatatgtatgtgtatagaaactctataattattatatataaatatgatagcCGGACTCGTAATATTTTCTCAAAGTCACGAAGTTGGAGTActttaattgaaatttaattgtCAGCAAGTTGAGTActgaaaagtcaaaattttggATGACAATAATTTCCTCCAATCCATAGAGAGTGGAAAGAGTTGTCAGTTTCCTCTCACTTTCTCAAAGCAAACAAAGAATGgaaaaaagaaggcaaaaaaatACGGgcccattaaaaataaaaaatcgacctTGTACATAAAACGGAAGGGCCAAATTGTGATGTACCCATCCCTTAATgactatttattgagtttttaaatttaggtgttagttttatgaaattattttagttttaagtgCTATTTTTATCCTTTACCCTTTAAAAAAAAGTAAGAGATATTAGGTTATATAGTCTTTAAGTATGATATtaggcaaaatttagaaataacatacttatccccttatAATTCGTCCTAGGataatttgtgtaatttatcctagTATAATTGGAAGGCCCATTATTCTACAAGGCCCACTAGCCCAGCCCAATTTGACGTGTAAAACCCTATAACGTATCACCTTCCAATTTAAGTCGAAAACCCTAATTTTCACCTCTCCTTTCTTGTTGGGTTAACGAAGAAGAACCTGTAGCAGCAGCACCGCCGGAGCCATGGTAAAGCCGACAACTTCTCCGTCGTTTCATTTTGTCGAACGACATTTATAAGTTTTTACTTACGAGtgaatttttttggttaatttaGGTGAAGTATTCAAGGGAACCCGATAACCCTACCAAATGTGAGTACCTAATTTGCTTTgcaattaatttttgagatttgaTTTCTCCATTTGTGTAGATCCGAGTTATTGGACGTtgcttttatcttttttaattatattttttaatctaatttgagtttggttttggttttggtctagCTTGCAAAGCCAGGGGTTCAAGTCTCCGAGTTCATTTCAAGGTGTGTAATTAATGTTTATATTCGTCAACGTTAATTATCCTTGGTCCATCAATTAGAAGTgtatgttaatttaataacgtgtGCATATTCATCAAGTAATGTTTTGGTAGTATTTCaattatttgtttgtttattgtATGTCGTAAGTTGGATTATGTGTGCTCTTACTAGTGTTGATGAGTGAAGTACGTAGAAGTTTGGATTCTATTTTGCTTTTGTGTAATGTCTCTCCACATGAGTGTCGAGTGATCACGAGTATGAGTGAATAACAGACGTACAAGTTTGCAATTTGTTTTAAACCGTGTTAGCTTGATGGTAACAAGTGGTGCACATGTTGAAGTAAATGCTTCTCTACTGTTGATATAAACGTGCACAGCTCTTAATTTACTGTCACTAGTGAATGCTAAACAAGCGTGATGCTATATGATCGAATATGGAGGGTTTTTTTGTTTAATCTTAGAAGCAACATTTTCCAAATGCGTGGTCTAGTGGTCGATGAAGTGGGATAAGAACATAAAGTATCAGGTTACAGAGGCAGAAAATACTAGGcgctttcttttcattttttcaagtcttggtggacagagttgCCCCGTTCTATGGGAGGTAGCATGTACCCTGTGGAATTAGTGGAGGTACACTCAAGCTGACTTACACCGCAGTTATAAAAAAGTTTCGGAATTTTGAGTCTTGCCATTCTGAAAGCTTAGTCTATTACATTTTCCTTTCCAAGATAGTGCTTGTTGCAAATAattaagtaaaacaagtttagTTATTAACGACAAAAGTAATTTGTTCTATCCGTAGAGATTTTTTTCATTATGATACTTTCTGTGGCTAGGTCGAGTTTTTTCCAGCTTCCATTTTCAGATTTTCTATTGTGTACTGCTAAATTATCTCCCTTCAGATCTTGATTAGCGGATTATAGTCTGTCCAGATGTTTTGTTGACAACCAATGCTGCAGAACCTTGTCCTTTTAATCACTAATTTCACAAGTTGGCGTGTCACTCTTTTTGGTTAGAACATATGATATGTTATGGTCCTAAATGTGTAGCTAGAGCTTTCATTCTTGTCTACAGTCTGTTCCTGCTTCAGTTATATGTTACTGAATCTTGGATTTTCTGGTTGACGTTTTACTGGTTTGGTGCTGTAGATGTATTTAACATGagtttcctttttgtttttttctcaacctgtttcaaatttttttttttttatagatagtCTAGTAATATATAGTTGTAATTTTTGGTCACGTCTTTGTtaaaataaatcaagaactgACCTTGATTCAAACACATTCCTGTGTagcattctttctcaaaaatgaATTGGAATAGTATCTACAAACATGACCTTTTTCACCCTAAGTTGTGGAGTTTCTGATGGTGGTTGTTTCTTTACCAATTCTtactaaatatgtatttattatctGCTTACAGAATACGCGTGAGACAGCCCATGCACTTAGAAAGATGCCGTTGGACAAGGCCAAGAAATATCTGGAAGATGTTCTTTCCCACAAACAAGCCATTCCCTTCACACGCTTTTGTGGTGGGGTTGGTCGTACTGCTCAGGTAAAGGATCGTCATTCAAATGGTCAAGGACGTTGGCCTGTCAAATCTGCAGGGTTTATTCTGGATTTACTCAAAAATGCTGAGAGCAATGCTGAGGTAATATCAGATCATGTTAtgtttttcttgaaaagaatgtGCAGCTTTCTTGATTATTCTACCTGCTCTTAAGCTTATTTTGGTTGTTCACTGGAACTTATTTAGGTTAAAGGCTTGGATGTGGATTCACTTTTCATATCTCACATCCAAGTAAACCAGGCACAAAAACAGAGGCGCCGCACATACCGAGCACACGGAAGAATTAACCGTAAGTGCTTTTATTTTCTTACTGCTCATTTTTGTATCTAGTCATTGATATATCAATCCCAACATCTTGGCCTTTTTGCAGCCTATATGTCTCACCCTTGCCATATTGAGTTGGTATTGTCTGAGAAGGAAGAGTCCGTCAAGAAAGAGGTGAACTACTATTTGTTAccatttattttgttttactCGTATGTACAATGTAACTACCGCACACTTCCATATTGCTTGCCTTATGTTTTCTTTTGTCATCTGCATATTGGTTAACTTACCTGTTCTTTTGTCTTCTCCAAGAATGTTTTCAGAAATGTCCCTAAACATTTTGTTTGTGATGC encodes the following:
- the LOC107864917 gene encoding craniofacial development protein 2-like, with protein sequence MVEEETKWVGPKARNVDGYKLWYSGSERRKNGVGVLVDEELRGQVVKVKRVNDMLMTIKLVNGEFTLNVCSVYAPQVGMDGEEKKRFWDALDKVVRGVPNSEKIVVAGDFNGHIGVLSGGYGVVHGGYGFGEKNEEGAALLDFARFIGMVVVNSSFPKKEDHLVTFRSAITKTQIDLLLLKKGDRVLCKDCKVILSENLSTQHRFLVMDLGLKKDKKNRGGEG
- the LOC107862697 gene encoding 60S ribosomal protein L17-2 isoform X1, whose translation is MVKYSREPDNPTKSCKARGSSLRVHFKNTRETAHALRKMPLDKAKKYLEDVLSHKQAIPFTRFCGGVGRTAQVKDRHSNGQGRWPVKSAGFILDLLKNAESNAEVKGLDVDSLFISHIQVNQAQKQRRRTYRAHGRINPYMSHPCHIELVLSEKEESVKKEPETQLAPRKAKA
- the LOC107862697 gene encoding 60S ribosomal protein L17-2 isoform X2; the protein is MVKYSREPDNPTKSCKARGSSLRVHFKNTRETAHALRKMPLDKAKKYLEDVLSHKQAIPFTRFCGGVGRTAQVKDRHSNGQGRWPVKSAGFILDLLKNAESNAEVKGLDVDSLFISHIQVNQAQKQRRRTYRAHGRINLIDISIPTSWPFCSLYVSPLPY